In Paenibacillus sp. BIC5C1, a genomic segment contains:
- a CDS encoding ABC transporter ATP-binding protein — protein sequence MQPLLKVNELSVSFHSGESEFQAVKEVSFEVRKGETLGIVGESGSGKSVTARSIMRLLASPPSQMKKGEILFKGVDLVHKTQKEMESIRGRDIGMIFQDPMSSLNPTVKIGKQITESLIKHQKLSRGEAKKQAIAMLELVGITRSEIRFNQYPHEFSGGMRQRVMIAIALACRPELLIADEPTTALDVTIQAQILHLMKDMQAQLGTSIILITHDLGVVAGMCDRVVVMKDGQIVESGTTTEIFANPKHPYTARLLNALPRLDEKKKPKLVSLVPRDLEDDQPLLEVKSLKQHFNLGKGNTLKAVNDISFEIRQGETLGVVGESGSGKSTTGRAILRLHEPTGGDVLFKGVPLNRLSASEMKTMRRHMQIIFQDPYASLNPKFRIMDIIGEALDIHHLAGSPAEREKRVEELLEMVGLDPAHAQRYPHEFSGGQRQRIGIARALAVEPEFIVCDEPLSALDVSIQAQIVQLLEELQQRLGLTYLFIAHDLSMVKHISDRVAVMYNGKIVELAESEELYSNPQHAYTKALLSAIPVPDPAVEAKKKRLAVNQTPRETVEVEDRYNLEQSQWVEVKEGHWVAISG from the coding sequence ATGCAACCTTTGTTGAAAGTAAATGAGTTGTCCGTTTCTTTTCATTCCGGAGAGAGTGAATTTCAGGCGGTGAAAGAAGTCAGTTTTGAAGTACGGAAAGGGGAAACACTTGGCATTGTAGGGGAATCCGGCAGTGGGAAGAGTGTTACGGCACGTTCCATTATGAGACTGCTTGCCTCTCCTCCTTCGCAGATGAAAAAGGGTGAGATCCTGTTTAAAGGGGTAGATCTGGTCCATAAAACGCAAAAAGAGATGGAAAGTATCCGTGGCCGTGACATCGGCATGATCTTTCAGGACCCTATGAGTTCTCTTAATCCGACCGTGAAGATCGGAAAACAGATTACCGAAAGTCTGATTAAACATCAGAAGCTTTCCAGAGGGGAAGCGAAGAAGCAGGCGATTGCCATGCTGGAGCTCGTTGGTATCACCCGGAGTGAAATACGTTTCAACCAGTACCCACATGAATTCTCCGGAGGTATGCGTCAGCGGGTGATGATCGCTATTGCTCTTGCTTGCCGTCCTGAATTGCTGATTGCGGATGAACCTACAACTGCGCTTGATGTTACTATCCAGGCCCAAATCCTTCATTTGATGAAAGATATGCAGGCACAGCTGGGCACCTCTATTATTCTGATTACCCATGATCTCGGAGTAGTGGCAGGCATGTGTGATCGGGTCGTGGTCATGAAAGACGGGCAGATTGTGGAATCCGGCACAACCACAGAGATTTTTGCTAATCCGAAGCATCCATACACAGCAAGGTTGTTGAATGCATTACCTCGACTGGACGAGAAGAAAAAGCCAAAACTCGTCTCGTTGGTGCCACGCGATTTGGAGGATGATCAGCCTTTACTGGAAGTGAAGTCCCTCAAGCAACATTTTAATCTGGGTAAAGGCAACACTTTAAAAGCTGTGAACGATATCAGTTTCGAGATCCGCCAGGGGGAGACGCTGGGGGTCGTTGGCGAATCGGGTAGCGGGAAATCGACTACAGGCCGAGCCATTCTGCGACTGCATGAACCTACAGGTGGAGATGTGCTGTTCAAGGGAGTGCCGCTCAACCGCCTCTCTGCCTCAGAGATGAAAACGATGAGGAGACATATGCAAATTATTTTCCAGGACCCGTATGCCTCGCTTAATCCCAAATTTAGAATTATGGACATTATTGGCGAAGCCTTGGATATTCACCATCTTGCCGGCAGCCCTGCTGAACGGGAAAAGCGTGTGGAGGAATTGCTGGAGATGGTGGGGCTCGATCCGGCTCATGCACAGCGATACCCTCATGAATTTTCGGGTGGTCAACGGCAGCGGATCGGAATCGCTCGTGCGCTGGCTGTGGAACCTGAATTTATTGTATGTGACGAGCCTTTGTCTGCGCTGGATGTGTCCATTCAGGCACAGATCGTACAACTGCTTGAAGAATTGCAGCAGCGACTTGGTCTGACATATCTGTTCATCGCACATGACCTGTCCATGGTTAAACATATCAGTGATCGTGTGGCTGTCATGTATAACGGGAAAATTGTGGAGTTAGCAGAAAGTGAAGAGTTATATTCGAATCCTCAGCATGCATACACAAAGGCCTTGTTATCGGCCATTCCGGTGCCGGACCCGGCTGTGGAAGCGAAGAAAAAACGTCTTGCAGTTAACCAAACACCACGAGAGACAGTCGAAGTGGAAGATCGCTATAATCTGGAACAGTCTCAGTGGGTGGAAGTGAAAGAGGGACATTGGGTGGCCATTTCCGGATAA
- a CDS encoding ABC transporter permease: protein MSQLVYTLGFNYGKMLLHPSYRYVLFILGLPVNLVVLLIWHSRRKRDGWAVVQQAVEHDMLSTSYRDKLRMDVEEQLRRKHRFFQQQVSEAEFKRQTEEWLEESVQKELKERTFSKLQEQGKQRLTMADTFQSIIDKPWFLAISVIPGCLMYAMMFLYGNPYLKYIFERILMTVFVILGVATLVFTILYLSPFNPAANILGETATQEQIAAFNHVYGLDQPYLVQLWNNIKGIALFDLGKSFSGNEDVTATIARKFPITLTLAVISLLLALVIALPIGIISAIKPNSLFDYTFMFIALIGLSIPNFWQGLIFILNFSIKLQWLPATFNPQNWLSIIMPTIVLGTGLTAAVARMTRSSTLEVIHEDYVMTARAKGLSERQVLLKHAVRNALIPIVTVVGLQFGGMLGGAAVTEKVFNISGLGSYIVDKQFIPDIPSIMGGVIYTAITISIINVVVDLLYAFVDPRVRSKMKQY from the coding sequence ATGTCACAGCTTGTTTACACCCTGGGATTTAATTATGGCAAAATGCTGCTTCATCCCTCCTATCGATATGTTCTATTTATTCTCGGACTGCCCGTTAATCTGGTTGTGCTTCTGATCTGGCACTCTAGACGAAAAAGGGATGGCTGGGCCGTGGTTCAACAAGCTGTTGAGCACGATATGCTCTCCACTTCTTACCGGGATAAACTTCGAATGGACGTGGAAGAACAGTTGAGGCGTAAACATCGTTTCTTTCAGCAGCAAGTTAGTGAGGCAGAGTTTAAACGTCAAACGGAGGAATGGCTGGAGGAATCCGTTCAGAAGGAGTTAAAGGAACGAACGTTCAGCAAGCTTCAGGAACAGGGGAAACAGCGCCTGACGATGGCTGATACATTCCAATCGATAATTGATAAACCTTGGTTCCTTGCGATATCGGTTATTCCTGGCTGTCTGATGTACGCCATGATGTTTCTGTATGGCAATCCTTATCTAAAGTACATATTCGAAAGAATTCTGATGACGGTATTCGTCATTCTGGGCGTAGCAACACTTGTATTCACCATCTTGTACCTGTCTCCATTCAATCCGGCAGCCAACATTCTCGGAGAGACAGCAACACAGGAACAGATCGCAGCTTTTAACCATGTGTATGGCCTGGATCAGCCCTATCTTGTCCAACTCTGGAACAATATCAAGGGCATAGCGCTATTTGATCTCGGCAAGTCTTTTTCAGGGAATGAAGATGTCACGGCTACGATCGCCAGAAAGTTTCCAATCACGTTAACACTGGCTGTGATCTCCTTGTTGCTTGCCCTTGTCATTGCATTACCCATCGGTATCATCTCGGCGATCAAGCCCAATTCACTGTTTGATTACACATTCATGTTTATTGCATTGATTGGATTATCGATTCCGAATTTCTGGCAAGGACTCATCTTTATCCTGAATTTTTCGATCAAGCTGCAGTGGCTTCCGGCTACCTTCAATCCACAGAACTGGCTGTCTATTATTATGCCAACGATTGTTCTGGGAACGGGATTAACCGCTGCGGTGGCCCGTATGACTCGCTCTTCCACACTGGAAGTTATTCATGAGGATTACGTAATGACTGCTCGTGCCAAAGGATTAAGTGAACGACAGGTTCTGCTGAAACATGCTGTGCGCAATGCGCTAATTCCAATCGTAACCGTTGTAGGTCTTCAATTTGGAGGCATGCTTGGCGGGGCGGCTGTAACGGAGAAAGTATTTAATATCAGCGGTCTCGGCAGCTACATTGTGGATAAACAGTTTATCCCTGATATTCCGAGCATTATGGGCGGGGTCATATACACAGCGATTACGATCTCCATCATTAATGTTGTGGTAGATCTGTTGTACGCTTTTGTCGATCCAAGGGTCCGTTCCAAGATGAAACA